The proteins below come from a single Gimesia alba genomic window:
- a CDS encoding SulP family inorganic anion transporter, producing the protein MLEYFSKHTASVKDDVLSGLTVALALVPEAVAFAFVAGVPPTVGLYSAFFIGFVSALAGGRPGMISGATGAMAVVVVSLVAMHGIQYLFPAVILCGLLQITVGVLRLGKLIRLVPHSVMLGFVNGLAIVIGLAQIGSFKTLGIDGTMTFLPGASMTIMVALVALTMAVIVLLPKLTKAVPSSLAAIIMVSVIAVSINKFAPESWSPAGQSNVVQTVDDLMMNNLRANAVKDAAEEVEVENGTVAQVDENKAVDVSVLSEAQIASAVASVKATEEPLPMLFFLDSRYVLAPFTWETLMIIFPFALILAGVGLIESLMTLTLIDEITETRGSGNRECIGQGAANIVCGLFGGMGGCAMIGQSLINVNSGGRGRLSGVVGAVGLMTLVVLLKPVISMVPMAALVGVMFMVVIGTFEWSTLHTWNKVPKSDVLVMVLVAGYTVLFHNLAVAVLLGIIVQALIFAWHHATHMMADIHFEEDKKVYQLHGPLFFASVSSFRELLDPVNDPPVVAIDFYFSRVYDQSAIEAINKIAERYRQEGKCLHLRNLNSDCKRMIERAGDLAEVDISEDRHYHITKMI; encoded by the coding sequence ATGTTAGAGTATTTTTCGAAGCATACTGCTTCCGTCAAGGATGATGTATTGTCGGGGTTGACCGTTGCACTGGCGCTGGTGCCTGAGGCGGTCGCGTTTGCGTTTGTTGCCGGAGTCCCTCCCACGGTTGGTCTCTATTCTGCATTCTTTATCGGATTTGTGAGTGCTCTTGCCGGCGGTCGTCCGGGTATGATTTCCGGAGCCACCGGTGCGATGGCCGTAGTAGTCGTTTCGCTGGTCGCCATGCATGGAATTCAATATCTGTTTCCGGCTGTCATTTTATGTGGCTTGCTGCAAATTACAGTGGGTGTGTTGCGGCTGGGGAAATTGATTCGCCTGGTGCCGCATTCGGTGATGTTGGGATTTGTGAACGGCTTGGCGATTGTGATTGGCCTGGCGCAAATTGGCAGCTTCAAGACGCTGGGGATTGATGGAACGATGACGTTCTTGCCTGGTGCTTCGATGACGATCATGGTGGCACTTGTCGCGTTGACGATGGCTGTGATTGTCTTGCTTCCCAAACTGACAAAAGCGGTTCCGAGTTCACTGGCAGCGATTATCATGGTGTCTGTGATTGCGGTGAGCATTAATAAATTTGCTCCAGAGAGCTGGTCTCCTGCCGGTCAGAGTAACGTCGTGCAGACCGTGGACGACCTGATGATGAATAACCTGAGAGCCAATGCCGTCAAGGATGCCGCTGAAGAGGTGGAAGTTGAGAACGGGACAGTGGCTCAAGTAGACGAGAACAAAGCCGTTGATGTTTCTGTTTTGAGTGAGGCACAAATTGCTTCCGCGGTGGCTTCGGTGAAAGCGACGGAAGAGCCGCTCCCGATGTTGTTCTTTCTCGATTCGCGGTATGTCCTCGCCCCCTTTACCTGGGAAACGCTGATGATTATTTTCCCGTTCGCGCTCATTCTGGCGGGCGTGGGGTTAATAGAATCGTTGATGACGCTGACGCTGATTGATGAAATTACGGAAACGCGGGGCAGCGGTAACCGCGAATGTATCGGCCAGGGCGCGGCGAACATTGTCTGTGGCCTGTTTGGCGGCATGGGTGGTTGCGCGATGATCGGCCAGTCACTGATCAATGTGAATTCCGGCGGACGCGGGCGTCTTTCCGGGGTTGTCGGAGCCGTCGGATTAATGACACTGGTGGTCTTGCTGAAGCCGGTGATCTCAATGGTGCCGATGGCGGCGCTGGTGGGTGTGATGTTCATGGTCGTGATCGGCACGTTTGAATGGAGTACGCTACATACCTGGAACAAAGTTCCCAAAAGTGATGTGCTGGTGATGGTGCTGGTGGCCGGTTACACGGTTCTGTTTCATAATCTGGCTGTTGCGGTTTTACTGGGAATCATCGTACAAGCGTTGATTTTTGCTTGGCATCATGCAACGCATATGATGGCCGACATTCACTTTGAGGAAGATAAAAAAGTCTATCAGTTACACGGACCTCTGTTCTTCGCTTCGGTCAGTAGTTTTCGCGAACTGCTCGATCCGGTGAATGATCCGCCGGTGGTGGCGATCGATTTTTACTTTTCGCGGGTTTACGATCAATCGGCAATTGAAGCCATCAATAAAATAGCCGAACGTTATCGTCAGGAAGGAAAATGCCTGCATCTTCGGAATTTGAATTCAGATTGCAAACGTATGATTGAGCGCGCTGGGGATCTTGCCGAAGTTGATATTTCAGAGGATCGGCACTATCACATCACCAAGATGATATGA